In Runella sp. SP2, the genomic window CCCGCCGTACGTAATATAGTAGCCCGTTGGGAAGCGAATTCCTTGGGTTACTTTGCCTTGGAGTTCGTTGACAATGCTTTGAACGTCGCGACCGCGAACGTTGAACCCCACTACAATGCGCCGCTTGGCATCCTCCCGCTGAATTTGGTTGGGGCCTTCTTTGATTTGTACATCTGCCAATTGATACAGTGGAACTTGCGGGCCATTGGGTGTGGGAATGAGCAAGTTTTGAACTGAGGTTAGGTCTTTCTTTTGCGCGCCGCTTAGGCGGACGACCAAGTCAAAGCGTTTCTCACCTTCATAGACCATACCGCTACTTTGCCCCGCAAAAGCCGTATTTACCACCCGATTGATGTCCGTAATGTTGAGGTTGTATTGGGCAATGGCGTTACGATTGTACTGAATCACAATTTGGGGAATCCCCGACACGGTTTCCACGTAGAGGTTTTTAGCACCGTCGATTTTTTCGATGAGGGTACCTAGCTTATTAGCGTAAGAAGAAAGGGTATCCAAATCTTCCCCAAAAATTTTACAAACTACGTCTTGCCGCGCCCCCGTCATCAATTCGTTGAAACGCATCTGGACGGGAAACTGAAACCCTGCCGTTACGCCAGGGATTTCGGCCAGGGCTGCTCCCATTTTTTCGGACAATTCACTAAACGATTTGGCAGAAGTCCATTCTTTTTTGTCTTTCAAAATCACCATCATGTCGCTGGCATCCATGGGCATGGGGTCGGTGGGTACTTCGCCGCTCCCAATTTTGGTGACTACTTTTTCCACTTCAGGGAAGCGAGATTTGAGAATATGCGCTGCTTTTTGGGTGCTTTCAATGGTCGTCGTGAGGCTACTCCCCGTAAGCACGCGGGTGTCCACGGCAAAGTCTCCTTCTTCGAGAGCAGGGATAAATTCGCCGCCCAAAGTGCTGAAAACCAAGATTGAGATAGCAAAAAGAGAAATCACGCCGACTAAAACCATTTTTGGGAACTCTATGATTTTGGTAAGGGCATTTTGGTAAAATATTTCCACTTTTGCCATGAATCGGTCGGAGAAATTGGGGACATGATGAATTTTTTTACTCAAAAACACCGAACTCATCATGGGGATATACGTTAGAGAAAGCAAAAATGCCCCCAATAAGGCAAAAGCCACGGTTTGTGCCATGGGTTTAAACATCTTTCCCTCAATGCCTTGGAGCGTAAAAATGGGTAAATACACCACCAAAATAATAACCTGCCCAAACACGGCGCTGTTCATCATTTTACTGGCCGATTGTTTTACTTCCGTGTCCATTTGGGGCTGGCTAAGGTGCGTTAGTTCGGTAAATTTTTTGTTGTGGGAAAGTTGGTGCATGACCGCCTCCACAATAATCACCGCCCCATCGACGATAAGCCCAAAATCTAACGCGCCCAAACTCATCAGGTTGCCGCTTACGCCAAAAAGGTTCATCATAATGATGGCAAACAGCATCGCCAATGGAATCACCGACGCTACTAGTAAGCCCGCGCGGAGGTTACCCAAAAAGAACACAAGCACCAAAATGACGATTAAAGCGCCTTCCAAAAGGTTTTGTTCTACCGTTCCAATGGCATGATTAACCATTTTGGTTCGGTCCAAAAACGCTTCAATGACCACACCTTCGGGCAGGGTTTTCTGAATTTGGGCAATGCGTTCTTTGACGTTTTTGATTACCTCACTGCTGTTGGCACCCTTGAGCATCATTACCACCGCACCTGCTACTTCCCCTTGGTCGTTGTAAGTCATGGCGCCAAAGCGGGTGGCGTATCCTAGTTTTACATCGGCTACGTCGCCGATAAATAAAGGCGTACCGCCGCTGAGGCTCTTGATGGCAATATTTTTGATGTCACCCAACGTACCTACCAGTCCCTCACTGCGAATATACAGCACCGTAGATGCTTTTTCGATGTAAGAACCTCCCGTATTTTGGTTGTTGGTTTCGAGTGCTTTGAAGACATCATTGATGGTAATTCCGTACGCTTGTAGCTTGTTCGGGTCCACCTCAATGGAATATTGTTTGAGTTTACCTCCAAAGCTGCTCACTTCCGCAACGCCTTTTACACCAAGGAGTTGACGGCGGACAATCCAGTCTTGGATGGTACGTAAGTCGGTTTCGTTGTACTGTGATTCGTAGCCTTCTTTGGGACGAACCACGTACTGATAAATTTCGCCTAAACCCGTAGATACAGGGCCTAATTCGGGTACTCCGATACCTTGTGGGATTTCGGCTTGGACTTTTTGAAGGCGTTCGGCTACTTGCTGCCGTGCCCAATAAATATCGGTTTCGTCGTCAAAAACAATGGTCACGAGCGATAACCCAAAGCGTGAAAAACTTCTAATTTCGATAAGTCCCGAAATGTTGTTATTGGCTTGTTCGATGGGAAAAGTAACCAAGCGCTCAATGTCGGTCGCTCCCAACGACGGCGCAATCGTAATGACTTGTACTTGGTTATTGGTGATGTCGGGGACGGCATCAATGGGGAGTTTGGTTACTTCGTAGGTGCCGTAACCGATGAGGGCAAGGACAAATAGCCCAATGATGAGTTTATTCTTGACAGAAAACTCAATGATTGAATTTAGCATGGCAATGATGTAAAAATGAAACAATAGCAATCGCCTTGCGGCACTAAAAAGAGCTGCAAGGGAAAAATGGAGCCAATAGAGGCTCAAGAATGTTTCATTAGGCGCGTTGGGGCGGTTGCCAAATCGCTGATAAATAGGTAGCTAGTAAGTCCGAATCAGAATAAAAGGAAGGCTTTTCTGATTGTAAAATGACCACGCGAGGCGCTAATGGCTCAAACGTTGGAAAGAGGTAAATGGGAACTTGAAACGACCCACAGTCATCGTGCGACTGAAAGGGCAGTTGCTGGTCGCGGGCTGTGTCGCCATCATCCGCGTGATTTATCGCATAGTGGTGGTAGATAAAACTCAAGAAGGAAGTACCCGCGTCTCGGTGTTGGTGTTCGTGGAAGTGTACTACAAGCACAGGCAACTTGAGCAACTGATTACAAGGAGTTGCTGAAAGTAGGTAAATTGCCAATAAAAGCTTTGAAATGAACCCTTTCACGAGTGAATTTTACAGTAAAACAACCTAAATAACGACAAAGAGTATTTGTTTTTCAATGATGGTTGTCATAGTCCAACGTAATTACGAAGAAATTGGTGCCTACATGGGATACTTTTGGGGAAGAAAAATTACTTTTACTTTTTAACCATACCCCCTTATCATCATGCTTCTCAACAAACGTGAATTTCTCCAGTCTATGACAGGATTGGTAACACTGAGTCAAACGGGATTAGATATGGCTTTGTCAGCTTTTGAACATCAATCTCCCGAAGTTGTCGCCCAAAACGAAGAATTTTGGCAGGAAGTCAGAAAAGGCTTTACTGTTACGAAAGAATTTATCCATCTCGAAAACGGCTATTACGTTTTGGCATCCGACGAAGTACTAAATACGTATATAGAACACGTTAGGGATATAAATAAAATTTCATCGCGGTATATGCGGACGCGGCAGTTTGATGATAAGCTGGCCGTGCGGAAACAATTGGCGGAATTGGTGGGCGCTTCTCACGAGGAAGTAATCATTACGCGCAATACGACCGAATCACTAGATACCATCATTTCGGGCATCGACTGGAAAGTGGGCGACGAAGTGGTGATGGCTTTACAAGATTATGGTGCCATGGTTGATATGTTTAAACAACAAGCTCGCCGTTATGGGATAGTGAACAAATTTGTTTCGGTACCTAATCATCCCGCCTCCGACGACGAAATTGTTAAGCTTTACGAACAAGCCATTACGCCCAAAACCCGCCTTCTGATGGTTTGTCACATCATCAACATCACTGGGCATATTTTACCCATTCAAAAAATCGCTGACATGGCACACGCCCGTGGGGTAGAGGTGATGGTGGACGGCGCGCACGCGGTAGGGCATTTTGACTTTAAAATCCCTGATTTGCACTGTGATTACTATGGCAGTAGCCTTCATAAGTGGTTGGGGTGCCCGTTGGGGGCAGGTTTGTTGTACGTGAAGAAAGAAAAAATCAAGCAAATTTGGCCTCTATTGGGAGAAACGGGCTATCCCGACTACGACATTCGGAAACTTAATCACACTGGTACGCATCCTGTTCATACGGATTTGGCCTTGGCCGATGCCATTAATTACCACAAAAAAATAGGCATTGAACGAAAAGAAGCACGGCTGCGGTATTTGCAAACATATTGGACGTCCAAAGTCAGAAACCATCCTGGAATTATTGTAAATACTCCCGCTGATTCTACCCGCCACGGTGCGATTGGAAACGTGGGTGTAGCCAAGCTTTCGCCTGCGGAGTTGGCCAAAACGTTGATGGAAAAATATAAAATTTGGACTGTCGCGATTGACTATGCCAACGTTCACGGGGTGCGCGTAACGCCTCATTTGTTTACCACCACGCAGGAATTAGACACTTTTGTAAAAGCGTTGAAAGAACTAGCAGGCTAAAAAGAAAGCCCTTCCAAGTTGATGTTAAACTTGAAAGGGCTAATAAAAAAAGTAGAAAGTGATTATTTACGACTTGCTTTCCAAGCGTTGAAATCAACCATGTTCACTTGGCCACGAATTTCTCCACCTCTGTTTGCTGCTGTGTGAATGTTTGCATAAAGCAATCCCGAAAAGAGCAGATTTTCTTGTTGTTGGTTTAAATCCCAAGAACCAGAAATGGGTGAATTTAGTGTACTGCCAAAGTTATAAACTACTGGTCCTGCTTCCCAGCTATTGCCGCTATGGAAGTGCCCCGCAGTAGCAGTAAGACCAGAATAAGTGATTGTATAAGTGAGCTTTTTGGTCTCTTTGTTGTAAACACCCTCCATACGGCCTGTGGCACTGGTAGTGACGGGAGGTACTTCATTGGCACCTGTCAGCGTTGCTTCAAATTTGACCTCAGGATTAGTGTGTGGACCTTTTTCAGTACAGCTGACCATAACTCCCACAATCAATAGAGCGATGAAAAAGGGTAGAGCTTGCGTCAATTTCTTCATGGAATTTGCTGATTTGTTTTGTTTGAATATGCAATAATATTGTTTTCCGTGTCAATATCCAATAGTTTAGGGAGAAAAAATCCGTTATTGGATGGCCCAAACATCTAACTTTCTGGCATAGAGCGCGTGTTCGTCCCACCAAATTTGTAACCATTCATCGGTTTCACCGAGGACGATGACTTTGTTGCCTCGTGAAATCGCCTTCTTGACGGGCGCTGCCGAGGAGGGCGATTCGCGCAGGAAAGCTGTTTCCTTATTGATGATACCAATTTGGTAAAAGTCAGGTAAGTTGAGCAGTAAAAGCAAGGTACTTAAATAGAAAATCACTACCCACGTGTGGCGTCGTTGGATAAGCTCATTGTGCCTTTTTTTCTGGACAAGCACCACGAAAGCATATATCCCAACAATCAACAAAAACAACGTAAAGTAAAGGGAGTATTTTCTAAAAAATAGAAAAATGAAACTAAAGTCATCAACTTCGTAACCAGATAAATTATAATTAGCCGCTGTTTCTGTAATTTTATTCAAAACGGCTTGCCTTGGTTGGCGGTTGTAAATCATACTCAAATAATACAACTCACGGGCGTAGTCGTTTTGCTTTTCGTTGATGTACGCCAACTTATAATAAATAGGTAGAGGTGCGAGGGTTGTGTTTTTGAAGCCAGACAAGTAGCGTTCGTACAAAACTTCCGTTTCTTCAATTTTACCGTTCAAAAACAACGAATCAACTTTACGTAAATTGACGGACTGTCCCTGCGCCGACATGGCACAAAAGCAACCTATCGCCATCAAAAGTTTGATGAACGTTTTAGCCGAAAATTCGATGTTTATAGAAAAATTCAAGACCTGATTATTAGTTGTTAAGTTTTACAAAACCACCATCAATCAAATAATCACAACCAGTAATAAAGCCAGCTTCATCTGAACAAAGATAAAGCGCGAGGCTGGCAATTTCGGAAGGTTTTGCCATGCGTCCAATCGGCTGAGATTTTGATAATTTTTCAAACATTTCAGCTTCTTTGCCAGGGTAATTTTTGGCAATAAAACCATCCACAAACGGCGTATGAACACGGGCAGGAGAAAGACAATTGCAGCGAATATTGTCATGCAAATAATCTTTGGCTACCGAAAGCGTCATTGCAATCACTGCACCTTTGCTGGTCGAATACGCAAACCGATCAGGAATACCGACGGTACCTGCAATCGAAGCGGTATTTAAAATGACGCCACCACCTTTGCTTTGAAAATGAGGAATGACCGTAAAAAGACAATTATACATCCCTTTGACGTTGACGTTC contains:
- a CDS encoding CusA/CzcA family heavy metal efflux RND transporter, which codes for MLNSIIEFSVKNKLIIGLFVLALIGYGTYEVTKLPIDAVPDITNNQVQVITIAPSLGATDIERLVTFPIEQANNNISGLIEIRSFSRFGLSLVTIVFDDETDIYWARQQVAERLQKVQAEIPQGIGVPELGPVSTGLGEIYQYVVRPKEGYESQYNETDLRTIQDWIVRRQLLGVKGVAEVSSFGGKLKQYSIEVDPNKLQAYGITINDVFKALETNNQNTGGSYIEKASTVLYIRSEGLVGTLGDIKNIAIKSLSGGTPLFIGDVADVKLGYATRFGAMTYNDQGEVAGAVVMMLKGANSSEVIKNVKERIAQIQKTLPEGVVIEAFLDRTKMVNHAIGTVEQNLLEGALIVILVLVFFLGNLRAGLLVASVIPLAMLFAIIMMNLFGVSGNLMSLGALDFGLIVDGAVIIVEAVMHQLSHNKKFTELTHLSQPQMDTEVKQSASKMMNSAVFGQVIILVVYLPIFTLQGIEGKMFKPMAQTVAFALLGAFLLSLTYIPMMSSVFLSKKIHHVPNFSDRFMAKVEIFYQNALTKIIEFPKMVLVGVISLFAISILVFSTLGGEFIPALEEGDFAVDTRVLTGSSLTTTIESTQKAAHILKSRFPEVEKVVTKIGSGEVPTDPMPMDASDMMVILKDKKEWTSAKSFSELSEKMGAALAEIPGVTAGFQFPVQMRFNELMTGARQDVVCKIFGEDLDTLSSYANKLGTLIEKIDGAKNLYVETVSGIPQIVIQYNRNAIAQYNLNITDINRVVNTAFAGQSSGMVYEGEKRFDLVVRLSGAQKKDLTSVQNLLIPTPNGPQVPLYQLADVQIKEGPNQIQREDAKRRIVVGFNVRGRDVQSIVNELQGKVTQGIRFPTGYYITYGGAFENLNAAKERLMIAVPVSLALIFLLLFFAFNSVKQGLLIYSAIPLSAIGGILLLAARGMPFSISAGVGFIALFGVAVLNGIVLIAEFNRLKASGIEELKQIVIHGTKVRLRPVLMTAFVASLGFLPMAISNGAGAEVQRPLATVVIGGLMIATFLTLFVLPILYMTFEKIGKKPPLAVLLALGFISFSTHAQTPITLEAAIDTALKNNLLIKNEKLVSAYQQALTKTAKALPQTTVTAELGQINSVYFDSKVGIDQSFSFPKVYQTQQNLLNAEWQRSVLAVNVREADVRKQVAQVFYELVYLQQKKRLLQFADTLYTDFFKRAELRLAKGESNILEKATAETQLGQITTQLNQLQFDSEALQWQFQLLLNTTTLFTPTVLAFKLASPSQLLSINDHPYLRWLRQQQQVAEASFQVEKARLLPNLSVLYNNGSIRGTGADNQTYTGFHRFQSVQLGVGIPIFAAAQKAQINSAKVQKLIAESNIQVGVQSLQTNYQTAKAQYQKFLNTVTYFENTALSNAQLIMTTANQQLLAGNINYLEWVLLVNQATTVRNDYVEAVKNLNNAAIQLQYFSQTN
- a CDS encoding CHRD domain-containing protein, yielding MKKLTQALPFFIALLIVGVMVSCTEKGPHTNPEVKFEATLTGANEVPPVTTSATGRMEGVYNKETKKLTYTITYSGLTATAGHFHSGNSWEAGPVVYNFGSTLNSPISGSWDLNQQQENLLFSGLLYANIHTAANRGGEIRGQVNMVDFNAWKASRK
- a CDS encoding aminotransferase class V-fold PLP-dependent enzyme, translating into MLLNKREFLQSMTGLVTLSQTGLDMALSAFEHQSPEVVAQNEEFWQEVRKGFTVTKEFIHLENGYYVLASDEVLNTYIEHVRDINKISSRYMRTRQFDDKLAVRKQLAELVGASHEEVIITRNTTESLDTIISGIDWKVGDEVVMALQDYGAMVDMFKQQARRYGIVNKFVSVPNHPASDDEIVKLYEQAITPKTRLLMVCHIINITGHILPIQKIADMAHARGVEVMVDGAHAVGHFDFKIPDLHCDYYGSSLHKWLGCPLGAGLLYVKKEKIKQIWPLLGETGYPDYDIRKLNHTGTHPVHTDLALADAINYHKKIGIERKEARLRYLQTYWTSKVRNHPGIIVNTPADSTRHGAIGNVGVAKLSPAELAKTLMEKYKIWTVAIDYANVHGVRVTPHLFTTTQELDTFVKALKELAG
- a CDS encoding SH3 domain-containing protein translates to MNFSINIEFSAKTFIKLLMAIGCFCAMSAQGQSVNLRKVDSLFLNGKIEETEVLYERYLSGFKNTTLAPLPIYYKLAYINEKQNDYARELYYLSMIYNRQPRQAVLNKITETAANYNLSGYEVDDFSFIFLFFRKYSLYFTLFLLIVGIYAFVVLVQKKRHNELIQRRHTWVVIFYLSTLLLLLNLPDFYQIGIINKETAFLRESPSSAAPVKKAISRGNKVIVLGETDEWLQIWWDEHALYARKLDVWAIQ
- a CDS encoding SDR family NAD(P)-dependent oxidoreductase, which translates into the protein MFSLTNKVALVTGGASGIGLAISQLFAQQGAYVHILELNQAQAQTVADELVQQGFQAEAHAVDVSKQADVVETIQAIIQKHPIDILVNNAGVAHVGKAHTTSESDFERVMNVNVKGMYNCLFTVIPHFQSKGGGVILNTASIAGTVGIPDRFAYSTSKGAVIAMTLSVAKDYLHDNIRCNCLSPARVHTPFVDGFIAKNYPGKEAEMFEKLSKSQPIGRMAKPSEIASLALYLCSDEAGFITGCDYLIDGGFVKLNN